A single window of Flavobacterium sp. 140616W15 DNA harbors:
- a CDS encoding T9SS type A sorting domain-containing protein has protein sequence MKKNFTIIFATLLCLFSTRGNAQTQFWSDTFEDTGAPSSGTRTPSVEFSCGGPPATSYFFRTTPAGIALNSVPLPNTTYTGFQGSKIWAGEDLDRGSTCTNNDISPNQQVSWLNINITGKSGLSFKGLFAANDQNTWQGSDSGIQQDYVIVEYKIDAGPWTKVLAFYASAADDSPSLKLDTNGDLIGDGAALSYAFSEFSANIPGTGTTLLIRLNAYANGSLTQEFAVDNFRLFETPACTAPVITANPPDRTLCPGSNTTFAVAATGATAYKWQVDLTGTGTYTDLLNVAPYSGVTTNTLTITGATTTMNTYKYRAVAINGIATCFTNSNPGTLSVSNITLASSQDNILCAGSTGSASVIPSGGDGPYTYSWSPSGGTGSIATNLSAGTYTVTVTDASNCTKQQLFNIIETATPILISPSQTNVSCNGGSNGTATAVVNGGTGLGTYTYSWSHSNLITTASASGLSAGTYTVTVTDGNACSKQQIFNILPATEIITSVTGQSNVSCNGGSNGSATVGATGGTGTYTYSWSPSGGTAATASGLTAGTYTVTVTDGNTCSKQQVVTILPATEIITSVTGQSNVSCNGGSNGSATVGATGGTGTYTYSWSPSGGTAATASGLTAGIYTVTVTDANTCSKQQVFEIIEPVASILSISRAGNILTADQPGATYQWFTCPNTDIAGEIGQSFTPTANGSYGVAITLNGCTVIAPCVNVTSLATTDFEEKSKFMIYPNPSQGIVNVKSDHDTDLSIINQSGQILKTVKVTADTVNTINVENLSDGIYFIREMKGNKQATYKLILKK, from the coding sequence ATGAAAAAGAACTTTACTATTATTTTTGCGACATTACTTTGCCTCTTTTCAACAAGAGGTAATGCCCAAACGCAATTTTGGTCCGATACTTTTGAAGATACTGGAGCTCCAAGTTCCGGTACAAGAACTCCATCTGTGGAATTTTCTTGTGGAGGACCACCAGCAACTTCTTATTTTTTTAGAACTACACCAGCAGGAATTGCTCTTAATAGTGTCCCTCTTCCTAACACCACCTATACTGGTTTCCAAGGTAGTAAAATATGGGCAGGAGAAGATCTTGATAGAGGCTCAACCTGTACAAACAATGATATATCTCCTAACCAACAAGTTTCTTGGCTAAACATTAACATCACTGGAAAAAGTGGATTATCTTTTAAAGGTCTTTTTGCTGCAAATGATCAAAATACCTGGCAAGGCTCTGATAGTGGTATTCAACAAGATTATGTTATTGTAGAGTATAAAATTGATGCTGGACCATGGACCAAAGTATTAGCTTTTTATGCTAGTGCGGCTGATGACAGCCCATCGCTAAAACTTGACACTAATGGAGATTTAATAGGAGATGGAGCTGCTTTAAGCTATGCATTCAGTGAGTTTTCTGCAAACATTCCTGGTACTGGAACTACTTTACTAATTAGATTGAATGCTTATGCAAATGGATCACTTACACAAGAATTTGCAGTAGATAACTTTCGTTTATTTGAAACTCCTGCATGTACAGCTCCAGTTATTACTGCCAACCCTCCTGATAGAACTTTATGTCCAGGAAGCAATACAACATTTGCAGTTGCTGCAACTGGCGCAACAGCTTACAAATGGCAAGTAGATTTAACAGGTACTGGAACCTATACTGATCTTTTAAATGTTGCTCCATATTCAGGAGTTACAACAAATACATTGACTATAACTGGTGCAACTACAACAATGAACACCTATAAATATAGAGCAGTTGCAATTAATGGAATTGCTACTTGTTTTACAAACTCAAATCCTGGAACACTTTCAGTTTCTAACATAACCCTTGCTAGCTCACAAGATAATATCCTTTGTGCAGGTAGCACTGGTAGTGCATCTGTAATTCCTAGCGGAGGTGATGGTCCTTATACATACTCATGGTCTCCATCTGGTGGTACTGGCAGTATAGCTACAAACTTAAGTGCTGGAACATATACAGTAACAGTTACTGATGCTAGTAATTGTACAAAACAACAACTTTTTAATATCATAGAAACAGCAACACCAATTCTAATTTCACCATCACAAACAAACGTGTCTTGCAATGGTGGATCTAATGGAACTGCTACTGCAGTAGTTAATGGGGGTACTGGCCTTGGTACATATACTTATTCTTGGTCTCATTCGAACTTAATAACAACTGCATCTGCATCTGGACTATCTGCTGGTACATATACCGTGACTGTAACGGATGGAAATGCCTGTTCTAAGCAACAAATTTTCAATATTCTTCCTGCAACTGAGATTATCACATCTGTAACAGGACAAAGTAATGTAAGCTGTAATGGTGGTTCTAATGGATCGGCAACTGTAGGAGCTACAGGTGGTACAGGTACATACACTTATTCTTGGTCTCCTTCGGGCGGAACCGCTGCAACTGCTTCTGGACTTACTGCTGGCACATATACCGTGACTGTAACGGATGGAAATACCTGTTCTAAACAACAAGTTGTAACTATTCTTCCAGCAACTGAGATTATAACATCTGTAACAGGACAAAGTAATGTAAGCTGTAATGGTGGTTCTAATGGATCGGCAACTGTAGGTGCTACAGGTGGTACGGGTACATACACTTATTCTTGGTCTCCTTCAGGCGGAACCGCAGCAACTGCATCTGGACTTACTGCTGGTATCTATACAGTAACTGTGACTGATGCTAACACCTGTAGTAAACAGCAAGTATTTGAAATTATTGAACCTGTAGCAAGTATTTTAAGTATTAGCCGTGCTGGTAATATATTAACTGCCGACCAACCTGGTGCAACTTACCAATGGTTCACTTGTCCTAATACGGATATTGCTGGAGAAATTGGTCAATCATTTACACCAACAGCCAATGGATCATATGGAGTAGCTATAACACTAAACGGTTGTACCGTTATTGCTCCATGTGTTAATGTAACTTCATTAGCAACTACAGATTTTGAAGAAAAATCTAAATTCATGATTTACCCTAATCCGAGTCAAGGCATTGTAAACGTAAAATCTGATCACGATACAGATTTAAGTATAATCAATCAATCAGGGCAAATTCTTAAAACAGTTAAAGTTACTGCTGATACTGTCAACACAATTAATGTTGAGAATTTAAGTGATGGTATATACTTCATTCGTGAAATGAAAGGTAATAAACAAGCTACTTATAAACTAATACTAAAAAAATAA
- the dnaB gene encoding replicative DNA helicase, with the protein MENFKNINPIKVDKTAIINLEKGKLPPQVLELEEAVLGAMMIDKKGVDDVIDILQADAFYKDAHKYIFEAIVQLFTETQPIDLLTVSAQLKKNGKLDLAGGDFYLIQLTQKVASSAHIEFHSRIILQKFIQRSLIRISSEIIEASYDETTDVFNLLDQAESKLYEVTQGNIKRSSETAQSLVLQAKKKIEEISKQEGLSGVETGFTNLDKLTSGWQPSDLIIIAARPAMGKTAFILSMARNIAIDFGHPVALFSLEMASVQLITRLISSETGLSSEKLRTGKLEPHEWTMLSTKVKNLEKAPLFIDDTPSLSIFDLRAKCRRLASQHGIKIIIIDYLQLMTAGGNNKGGGNREQEISTISRNLKALAKELNVPVIALSQLSRAVETRGSSKRPLLSDLRESGAIEQDADIVSFLYRPEYYKIEEWDDDEASPTTGQAEIMIAKHRNGGIENVRLKFIGHLGKFDNLDDFSGNYDDLPSKMNVDDNNPFVTKNLPSANEAFGSNFNDDDDDDSDVPF; encoded by the coding sequence ATGGAAAACTTCAAAAATATAAACCCAATTAAGGTCGATAAAACCGCAATTATTAATTTAGAAAAAGGGAAACTTCCCCCACAAGTACTGGAATTAGAAGAGGCTGTACTTGGAGCAATGATGATTGATAAAAAAGGTGTTGATGATGTAATTGATATTTTGCAGGCAGACGCTTTTTATAAGGATGCGCATAAATATATTTTTGAAGCAATAGTACAGCTTTTTACAGAAACACAACCAATCGATTTATTGACTGTTTCGGCACAACTTAAGAAAAATGGGAAGTTAGATTTAGCAGGAGGTGATTTTTACTTAATTCAGCTTACTCAAAAAGTTGCATCTTCTGCGCACATCGAATTTCACTCTCGTATTATACTTCAGAAATTTATTCAGCGTAGTTTGATTCGTATTTCTTCGGAAATTATTGAAGCGTCTTATGACGAAACGACAGACGTTTTTAATTTGCTTGATCAAGCCGAATCAAAATTATATGAAGTAACACAAGGAAATATTAAACGTAGTTCTGAAACTGCACAGAGTTTGGTACTACAGGCAAAAAAGAAAATTGAAGAAATTTCTAAACAAGAAGGATTAAGTGGTGTTGAAACTGGTTTTACTAATCTGGATAAACTGACTTCTGGATGGCAACCAAGTGATTTAATTATTATCGCAGCAAGACCAGCGATGGGAAAAACTGCATTTATTCTTTCGATGGCCAGAAATATTGCAATCGATTTTGGACATCCAGTGGCATTGTTTTCTTTAGAGATGGCTTCTGTTCAATTAATTACCAGATTAATTTCTTCAGAAACAGGATTGTCATCAGAAAAATTACGTACTGGTAAACTAGAGCCTCATGAATGGACAATGTTGAGTACTAAAGTAAAGAACTTAGAGAAAGCTCCGCTATTTATTGATGATACACCATCACTTTCGATTTTCGATTTAAGAGCGAAATGTCGTCGTTTGGCATCTCAACACGGGATTAAAATTATCATTATTGACTATTTGCAGTTAATGACTGCTGGAGGGAATAATAAAGGAGGAGGAAATCGTGAGCAGGAAATCTCGACTATTTCTCGAAACTTAAAAGCTTTGGCAAAAGAACTTAACGTTCCTGTAATTGCACTTTCTCAGTTATCGCGTGCTGTTGAGACGCGTGGATCAAGTAAACGTCCGTTGTTATCCGATCTTCGTGAATCTGGAGCAATTGAGCAGGATGCTGATATTGTTTCGTTTTTATACCGACCGGAATATTATAAAATTGAGGAATGGGATGATGATGAAGCTTCGCCAACAACTGGTCAGGCAGAAATTATGATTGCTAAACACCGTAATGGGGGTATTGAGAATGTTCGTTTGAAATTTATTGGACACCTTGGAAAATTTGATAACTTGGATGATTTTTCAGGCAATTATGATGATTTACCTTCTAAGATGAATGTTGATGACAATAATCCGTTTGTTACTAAAAATCTTCCTTCTGCAAATGAAGCTTTTGGAAGTAATTTTAACGACGACGACGATGATGACAGTGATGTGCCATTTTAA
- a CDS encoding acetyl-CoA carboxylase carboxyltransferase subunit alpha, with product MEYLDFELPIKELEEQLEKCVIIGKESDVDVTPTCKQINKKLEETKRSIYKNLTAWQRVQLSRHPNRPYTLDYIKAMCGDTFLELHGDRGFKDDKAMVGGLGKIDGQSFMIVGQQKGYNTKTRQYRNFGMANPEGYRKALRLMKMAEKFGIPVLTLVDTPGAYPGLEAEERGQGEAIARNIFEMVRLKVPIITIIVGEGASGGALGIGVGDKVYMLENTWYSVISPESCSSILWKSWEYKEKAAEALKLTSSDMKKQKLVDDVIPEPLGGAHYDRETTFATVIQYITKGYNELKDLSTTDLIAQRMDKYSKMGEFKE from the coding sequence ATGGAATATTTAGATTTTGAACTTCCAATCAAAGAATTAGAAGAGCAGTTAGAAAAGTGTGTTATCATTGGAAAAGAATCAGATGTTGATGTAACGCCAACGTGCAAACAAATTAATAAGAAATTAGAAGAAACTAAAAGAAGTATATATAAAAATTTAACAGCTTGGCAACGCGTGCAATTGTCAAGACATCCAAACAGACCATATACCTTAGATTATATTAAGGCAATGTGTGGTGATACTTTCTTAGAACTTCATGGAGACAGAGGTTTTAAAGACGATAAAGCTATGGTTGGTGGTTTAGGTAAGATAGACGGACAGTCATTTATGATTGTTGGTCAGCAAAAAGGATACAATACGAAAACACGTCAATACCGAAATTTTGGTATGGCTAATCCAGAAGGATATCGTAAAGCATTACGATTAATGAAAATGGCAGAGAAATTTGGTATTCCTGTTTTAACTTTAGTAGATACCCCGGGTGCATATCCTGGACTTGAAGCCGAAGAAAGAGGACAGGGAGAAGCTATTGCTAGAAATATATTTGAAATGGTTCGTTTAAAGGTGCCAATTATCACTATTATTGTTGGTGAAGGTGCTTCGGGAGGAGCCTTAGGAATAGGAGTGGGAGATAAAGTATATATGCTTGAGAACACTTGGTATTCAGTAATTTCTCCAGAATCTTGTTCTTCTATCTTATGGAAAAGTTGGGAGTATAAAGAGAAAGCTGCAGAAGCATTAAAATTGACTTCTTCAGATATGAAAAAGCAAAAACTAGTTGATGATGTTATTCCTGAACCATTAGGTGGGGCTCATTATGATAGAGAAACGACATTTGCAACAGTTATACAATATATCACTAAAGGATATAATGAATTGAAAGACTTATCAACAACTGATTTAATTGCCCAAAGAATGGATAAATACAGTAAAATGGGCGAATTCAAAGAATAA
- a CDS encoding DMT family transporter, translating into MQNDKLKSYLSLHFIVFIWGFTAILGALITINAEALVWYRMLLAGIFLGTFIVFKRESFRVPVKAFFKLIFVGLLIALHWIFFFKAIHVSNVSITLSIFSLGAFFASLLEPIFFGRKVLWYEVFFGLIIIAGLALIMQVEIQYLNGMYYALASIILGVLFTLMNGKLIADHEPSVITFYEFGAGVFFISIYFLFQGKFTADFFELSLNNWLLILLLASVCTAYAFTASVKVMRKLTPYTVMLTTNLEPVYGIILAYFILGGKEKMSTEFYIGAIIIVITVILNGVFKHYKKDDKV; encoded by the coding sequence ATGCAAAACGATAAATTAAAAAGTTACTTAAGTCTTCATTTTATTGTTTTTATTTGGGGATTTACCGCTATTTTAGGAGCATTAATTACTATTAATGCAGAAGCTTTGGTTTGGTATCGAATGCTTTTGGCAGGGATTTTTTTAGGGACATTTATTGTTTTTAAAAGAGAATCATTTCGGGTTCCTGTAAAAGCCTTTTTTAAACTAATTTTTGTCGGGTTACTGATTGCTTTACATTGGATATTTTTTTTCAAAGCAATTCATGTTTCTAATGTTTCGATAACACTTTCTATATTTTCATTGGGTGCTTTTTTTGCTTCTTTATTGGAACCAATTTTTTTTGGAAGAAAAGTGTTATGGTATGAAGTTTTCTTTGGACTAATTATTATTGCTGGTTTAGCATTAATAATGCAAGTTGAAATTCAGTACTTAAACGGAATGTATTATGCTTTAGCTTCTATAATTTTAGGTGTCTTATTTACATTAATGAATGGGAAATTAATAGCAGATCATGAGCCATCGGTTATTACATTTTATGAATTTGGAGCGGGTGTTTTTTTTATATCTATTTACTTTTTATTTCAAGGTAAATTTACTGCTGATTTCTTTGAACTATCATTGAATAACTGGCTATTGATACTGCTTTTGGCTTCGGTATGTACTGCTTATGCATTTACTGCTTCAGTAAAAGTAATGAGAAAACTCACTCCTTATACTGTGATGCTTACAACTAATTTAGAGCCAGTTTACGGAATTATTTTGGCCTATTTTATTTTGGGCGGAAAAGAGAAAATGAGTACCGAATTTTATATTGGTGCAATTATAATTGTGATAACAGTTATATTAAATGGTGTTTTTAAACACTATAAAAAAGATGACAAAGTGTAA
- a CDS encoding LptF/LptG family permease: MLTIIDKYILKRYLATFTVMLLLFIPIGIVIDVSEKINKMLENKIPFLDIVVYYYNFTIYFANSLFPIFLFLSVIWFTSKLANNTEVIAILSSGISFSRFMRPYIIGASIVSVFVLLMGFYIVPAASEGFNNFRYTYLKGGGKEAMHGNNTNVYRQINDNEFIYVNSFNDVSKTAFNFTLEKFKGEKLVSKITASRIQWNPKDSTYTMYDYTKRTLGELDDKIEKAPEKKAVFTFDLEDLTPVVYIAETLSIGKLYDFIEKEKKRGSGDINVYLVVLYKKISVPVSAFILTIIAVAVSSMKRRGGMGTNLAIGIALAFAFVFFDKIFGTLAEKSTFSPLFAVWFPNIAFGILAVYLLRNAKR, encoded by the coding sequence ATGCTGACAATAATAGACAAATACATCTTAAAGAGATATTTAGCAACTTTTACAGTGATGTTGTTGCTTTTTATCCCAATTGGGATTGTAATTGATGTTTCGGAGAAGATTAATAAAATGCTAGAGAACAAAATTCCTTTTTTGGATATTGTTGTTTACTATTATAATTTTACTATTTATTTTGCTAATTCTCTGTTTCCGATATTTTTATTTTTATCGGTAATTTGGTTTACATCAAAATTGGCTAATAATACTGAGGTTATTGCAATACTTAGCTCAGGGATCTCTTTTTCGCGTTTCATGCGACCTTATATAATTGGTGCTTCGATTGTTTCGGTATTTGTTTTACTAATGGGATTTTATATTGTTCCAGCGGCAAGTGAAGGCTTTAATAATTTTAGGTACACATACCTTAAAGGTGGTGGGAAAGAAGCTATGCATGGTAACAATACAAATGTGTACCGACAAATAAATGATAACGAATTTATTTATGTAAATAGCTTTAATGATGTTTCCAAAACGGCTTTTAATTTTACATTAGAAAAATTTAAAGGAGAAAAGTTAGTTTCTAAAATTACTGCAAGCCGTATTCAGTGGAATCCTAAAGATAGCACATATACGATGTATGATTATACTAAAAGAACTTTGGGAGAATTAGATGATAAAATTGAGAAAGCACCAGAAAAGAAAGCCGTGTTTACTTTTGATTTAGAAGATTTGACTCCTGTGGTTTATATTGCTGAAACTTTGAGTATCGGTAAATTATATGATTTTATAGAAAAAGAGAAAAAAAGAGGTTCTGGAGATATCAATGTTTATTTGGTTGTTTTGTATAAAAAAATAAGTGTTCCAGTTTCAGCTTTTATTTTAACAATTATTGCAGTTGCTGTTTCGTCTATGAAACGCCGTGGAGGAATGGGAACAAATTTAGCTATCGGAATTGCGCTTGCTTTTGCTTTTGTGTTTTTTGATAAAATTTTCGGTACACTAGCGGAAAAATCAACTTTTTCACCATTATTCGCTGTTTGGTTTCCAAATATAGCTTTTGGAATTCTGGCGGTTTATTTATTACGAAATGCAAAACGATAA
- the tgt gene encoding tRNA guanosine(34) transglycosylase Tgt — MKFDLLQKDLQSKARAGSITTDHGVIETPIFMPVGTVASVKGVHQRELKNDINPDIILGNTYHLYLRPQTEILEKAGGLHKFMNWDRNILTDSGGYQVYSLSANRKIKEEGVKFKSHIDGSYHFFTPENVMEIQRTIGADIIMAFDECTPYPCDYRYAQRSMHMTHRWLDRCINHLDKVPFKYGYEQTFFPIVQGSTYKDLRRQSAEYIANAGQQGNAIGGLSVGEPAEEMYAMTEIVCEILPEDKPRYLMGVGTPINILENIALGVDMFDCVMPTRNARNGMLFTANGSINIKNKKWEADFSPIDEMGITFVDTEYTKAYLRHLFAANEYLGKQIATIHNLGFYMWLVREARKHILAGDFMPWKEMMVKNMSQRL, encoded by the coding sequence ATGAAGTTTGATTTATTACAAAAAGATCTGCAATCGAAAGCGAGAGCGGGAAGTATTACTACTGATCATGGAGTTATTGAAACTCCTATTTTTATGCCTGTTGGTACTGTAGCATCTGTTAAAGGTGTACACCAAAGAGAATTGAAAAATGATATAAATCCTGATATTATTCTAGGAAATACATACCATTTGTATTTGCGTCCACAGACTGAGATTCTTGAAAAAGCAGGTGGATTGCATAAATTTATGAATTGGGATAGGAATATTTTGACTGATTCTGGTGGATATCAAGTGTATTCATTGTCTGCTAACAGAAAAATTAAGGAGGAAGGTGTAAAGTTTAAATCGCATATTGATGGTTCTTACCATTTCTTTACTCCTGAGAATGTAATGGAAATTCAGCGTACTATTGGTGCTGATATTATTATGGCTTTTGATGAATGTACCCCATATCCTTGTGATTATCGTTATGCGCAGCGTTCGATGCATATGACTCACCGTTGGTTGGATCGTTGTATTAATCATTTAGACAAAGTGCCTTTTAAATACGGATATGAGCAAACATTCTTTCCTATTGTTCAAGGTAGTACTTATAAAGATTTACGCCGCCAGTCGGCAGAATATATAGCAAATGCAGGTCAGCAAGGTAATGCTATCGGTGGATTGTCGGTAGGAGAACCAGCTGAAGAGATGTATGCTATGACTGAAATTGTTTGTGAAATTTTACCAGAAGATAAACCTCGTTATTTAATGGGGGTTGGTACACCAATTAATATCCTGGAAAATATTGCTTTGGGTGTTGATATGTTTGATTGTGTAATGCCTACTCGTAATGCAAGAAACGGAATGTTGTTTACTGCAAATGGGTCAATTAATATCAAGAATAAAAAATGGGAAGCTGATTTCTCTCCAATTGATGAGATGGGAATCACATTTGTTGATACTGAATACACAAAAGCGTATCTGCGTCATTTGTTTGCTGCTAATGAGTATTTGGGGAAACAAATCGCTACGATTCATAATCTTGGTTTTTATATGTGGTTGGTTCGTGAGGCTAGAAAACATATCTTAGCAGGAGATTTTATGCCATGGAAAGAAATGATGGTTAAGAATATGAGTCAAAGACTATAA
- a CDS encoding transketolase, whose product MKPNTQQLSDLTIQVRRDILRMVHAVNSGHPGGSLGCTEFLVSLYQNIMDRKEGFDMDGIGEDLFFLSNGHISPVFYSVLARSGYFPVSELATFRLLNSRLQGHPTTHEGLPGVRIASGSLGQGLSVGIGAAQAKKLNKDNHIVYTLHGDGELQEGQNWEAIMYASAKKVDNLIATIDLNGKQIDGTTDEVLAMGSIRAKFEAFDWDVIDIKEGNNIDAILAGMADAKSRTGKGKPVCVLLHTEMGNGVDFMMHTHAWHGKAPNNDQLANALAQNISTLADY is encoded by the coding sequence ATGAAGCCTAACACACAACAATTAAGCGATTTAACTATCCAAGTAAGAAGAGATATTCTTCGAATGGTACATGCAGTCAACTCAGGTCACCCAGGTGGATCCTTAGGTTGTACTGAATTTTTGGTATCACTATACCAAAATATCATGGACCGCAAAGAAGGTTTTGATATGGACGGAATCGGAGAAGATCTTTTCTTCCTTTCAAATGGTCATATTTCTCCAGTATTTTATAGCGTTTTAGCAAGAAGCGGTTATTTTCCAGTTTCAGAACTAGCAACATTTAGATTGCTAAACTCTCGTTTACAAGGTCACCCTACAACTCACGAAGGATTACCAGGAGTACGTATTGCTTCAGGTTCATTAGGACAAGGATTATCTGTAGGAATTGGAGCTGCACAGGCCAAAAAACTAAACAAAGACAATCATATTGTTTATACACTACATGGTGATGGAGAATTACAAGAAGGACAAAACTGGGAAGCTATCATGTATGCTTCTGCTAAAAAAGTAGATAACCTAATTGCAACTATTGACCTTAACGGAAAACAAATCGACGGAACTACAGACGAAGTACTAGCAATGGGAAGCATTCGTGCTAAATTTGAAGCTTTTGATTGGGATGTTATAGATATTAAAGAAGGAAACAACATCGATGCTATATTAGCTGGTATGGCAGATGCTAAATCAAGAACTGGAAAAGGAAAACCAGTTTGTGTTTTACTACATACAGAAATGGGTAACGGTGTAGATTTTATGATGCATACACATGCTTGGCATGGTAAAGCACCAAATAACGACCAATTAGCTAATGCATTAGCTCAAAACATTTCAACTTTAGCAGATTATTAA
- a CDS encoding transketolase family protein: MKKYTNTGSKDTRSGFGAGMTELGQKNENVVALCADLIGSLKFDDFKKNHPERFFQIGIAEANMIGIAAGLTIGGKIPFTGTFANFSTGRVYDQIRQSVAYSDKNVKICASHAGLTLGEDGATHQILEDIGLMKMLPGMTVINTCDYNQTKAATLALADHHGPAYLRFGRPVVPNFTPADEPFVIGKAILLNEGTDVTIVATGHLVWEALIAAEALEAKGISAEVINIHTIKPLDEEAILKSLAKTKCVVTAEEHNILGGLGESVSRVLALNNPAPQEFVAVNDSFGESGTPEQLMEKYKLNNQAIVEAVERVIKRK, translated from the coding sequence ATGAAAAAATACACAAATACAGGAAGTAAAGATACTCGTTCAGGTTTTGGAGCGGGAATGACTGAATTAGGTCAGAAAAACGAAAATGTTGTTGCATTATGCGCTGATTTAATTGGTTCATTAAAATTTGATGATTTCAAAAAAAATCACCCAGAGCGTTTTTTCCAAATCGGAATTGCTGAAGCAAACATGATCGGAATTGCAGCAGGTTTAACAATTGGAGGTAAAATTCCTTTCACAGGAACTTTCGCTAACTTTTCTACAGGAAGAGTTTATGACCAAATCCGTCAATCTGTAGCTTACTCAGATAAAAACGTAAAAATTTGTGCATCTCACGCAGGATTAACTCTTGGAGAAGATGGTGCTACACACCAAATATTAGAAGATATTGGCTTAATGAAAATGTTACCAGGGATGACTGTAATCAACACTTGTGATTACAATCAAACTAAAGCTGCAACACTTGCATTAGCTGATCACCATGGACCAGCATATTTACGTTTCGGACGTCCAGTTGTACCAAACTTCACACCTGCTGACGAGCCATTCGTAATTGGAAAAGCAATTTTACTAAACGAAGGAACTGATGTAACTATTGTTGCTACAGGACATTTAGTTTGGGAAGCACTTATTGCAGCAGAAGCATTAGAAGCAAAAGGAATCTCTGCCGAGGTAATTAACATTCACACAATCAAACCTCTTGATGAAGAAGCAATATTAAAATCTTTAGCTAAAACAAAATGTGTTGTTACTGCTGAAGAGCATAACATCCTTGGAGGTCTAGGAGAAAGTGTTTCTAGAGTATTAGCATTAAACAATCCAGCTCCACAAGAATTTGTAGCAGTTAATGACAGTTTCGGAGAATCTGGTACTCCTGAGCAATTAATGGAAAAATACAAACTAAACAATCAAGCGATTGTTGAAGCTGTAGAAAGAGTTATCAAAAGAAAATAA
- a CDS encoding FKBP-type peptidyl-prolyl cis-trans isomerase gives MNKIKYYFILTVVSLSLFSCSKSDNNSEVVPLRDYAVQYATELADIEDYLKANYITVVDHAGFPDDQDVTITAIPPGGVQKSIWEQKTYELKYREVSLSGVLHKTYFLVLRKGVGDSPANTDAVFTSYTGKYLERVANEGGVGTFVKSTDFPGEKFPQDFFELYGTGIIAGWGEIFPQFKEGTSSLNNDGSVRYENFGAGVMFLPSRLAYYATGKDVIPSYAPLVFSFKLYGIKRLDHDGDGIPDWKEDHDNDGYMYDFRNAFNYPVPPLVNIDDTDKDGIPDFLDVDDDGDYIATKVEIKDPSTGKPYPFDSIPVCTPSGKKNYLDPSCYPGSK, from the coding sequence ATGAACAAAATTAAATATTATTTTATATTAACAGTTGTGTCACTCTCTTTGTTTTCTTGTTCTAAAAGTGATAATAATAGTGAAGTTGTGCCTTTAAGAGATTATGCAGTCCAATATGCTACTGAACTTGCTGATATTGAAGATTATTTAAAAGCTAATTATATTACAGTTGTAGATCATGCGGGTTTTCCAGATGATCAGGATGTTACTATTACTGCGATTCCTCCAGGTGGTGTTCAAAAATCTATTTGGGAACAGAAGACTTATGAGCTTAAATATAGAGAAGTTAGTCTTAGTGGTGTTCTTCATAAAACTTACTTTTTAGTTTTAAGAAAAGGTGTGGGTGATTCTCCAGCAAATACAGATGCTGTTTTTACATCTTACACGGGTAAATACTTGGAGAGAGTCGCTAATGAAGGGGGTGTTGGTACTTTTGTTAAGTCAACTGATTTTCCAGGTGAGAAATTTCCTCAAGACTTTTTTGAATTATATGGTACAGGAATTATAGCAGGATGGGGTGAGATTTTTCCTCAATTCAAAGAAGGGACGTCTTCGTTAAATAATGATGGTTCGGTGAGATATGAGAATTTTGGGGCTGGAGTAATGTTTTTACCTTCTAGGTTAGCTTATTATGCTACGGGTAAAGATGTGATTCCTTCATATGCTCCATTGGTTTTTAGTTTTAAATTGTATGGGATTAAAAGATTAGATCATGATGGGGATGGTATTCCTGATTGGAAAGAAGATCATGATAATGATGGTTATATGTATGATTTTAGAAATGCATTTAATTATCCAGTGCCTCCACTTGTTAATATAGATGATACAGATAAAGATGGAATCCCTGACTTCTTGGATGTCGATGATGATGGGGATTATATCGCAACGAAAGTTGAAATTAAAGACCCGAGTACAGGTAAGCCTTATCCGTTTGATTCTATTCCAGTCTGTACTCCTTCAGGAAAGAAAAATTATTTAGATCCTTCTTGTTATCCTGGTAGTAAGTAA